One region of Deltaproteobacteria bacterium genomic DNA includes:
- a CDS encoding ABC transporter ATP-binding protein, with amino-acid sequence MSDILLHAEQIGKSYGDGDHVVRVFAGLDLVIRRRERVAIIGESGVGKSTLLHILGTLDRPTEGKVFLDGHDFFALPEPELAALRNREIGFIFQFHHLMPDFTALENVMMPILVAGASWSEARRRATEMLQRVGLAERVTHRPGELSGGEQQRVAVARALVLRPRLILADEPTGNLDPGTGDSVLRLLLSLNQELGVTMVIVTHSEKLAAAMDRTLRLIGGKLVEVTG; translated from the coding sequence ATGTCTGATATTCTTCTCCATGCCGAACAGATCGGCAAAAGTTATGGTGACGGTGACCACGTTGTTCGCGTCTTCGCAGGGTTAGATCTGGTTATTCGTCGTCGCGAACGAGTCGCGATTATCGGTGAGTCGGGGGTCGGAAAGAGCACCCTTCTGCATATTCTCGGGACACTCGATCGCCCGACTGAAGGAAAAGTCTTTCTTGATGGTCATGATTTCTTTGCCTTGCCAGAGCCAGAGCTAGCGGCACTGCGCAACCGTGAAATCGGCTTTATTTTCCAATTTCATCACCTGATGCCAGACTTCACTGCGCTGGAAAATGTGATGATGCCCATCCTGGTTGCTGGGGCGAGCTGGTCAGAAGCGCGACGGCGAGCGACCGAAATGCTGCAACGTGTCGGGCTAGCTGAGCGCGTTACCCACCGTCCTGGTGAACTCTCAGGTGGCGAGCAACAACGGGTGGCAGTGGCGCGAGCATTAGTGCTACGCCCTCGCCTCATTCTGGCTGACGAACCGACAGGGAATCTTGATCCTGGGACTGGGGATAGTGTCTTACGGCTCCTGCTGTCGCTCAATCAGGAACTTGGCGTGACGATGGTCATTGTGACACACAGTGAAAAACTTGCAGCGGCGATGGACCGAACCTTACGGTTGATTGGCGGCAAGCTGGTGGAGGTGACGGGGTGA
- a CDS encoding glutamyl-tRNA reductase: protein MGGNLAKRNADLLIVGLNHRSAPVEVRERLAFNNGTLEPALRRLVDTETVREGMILSTCNRVEIITSTADVAAADVRVKEFLAETQGASRAAFEEHLYTRSGKDALVHLFRVAASLDSLVVGEPQILGQVKDAYAAATEVGTLGEILHRCFHKTFAVAKRVRSETRIAAKAVSVSSAAVELARSIFDHLHDKTAMVIGAGEIGELAVRHLQNHGIGKVLVTNRTYSRAVELAQEFNGTVVPFEQFPAHLPNADIIIGSAGGNDYLVGPTIVQEALRGRKRRPMFFIDLGVPRNFDPRLNDIENIFLYDIDDLQQVIEENKDEREREAQKAEAIVAEEVESFWQWLSGLEVTPTIVALREKAEAIRQRELERVFAALKELPPHAQKAIEALSLGIVNKLLHPPIAYLKSTSRNGETDNAREVAVVRRIFGLDNDSE from the coding sequence ATGGGGGGCAATTTGGCTAAACGTAATGCCGACCTTCTCATCGTCGGCCTCAATCATCGCAGTGCACCCGTCGAAGTGCGCGAACGTCTCGCTTTCAACAACGGAACCCTCGAACCAGCGCTGCGGCGTTTGGTTGACACCGAGACCGTGCGGGAAGGGATGATCCTGTCTACTTGTAACCGCGTGGAGATCATCACCAGTACGGCTGATGTGGCGGCGGCAGATGTGCGGGTCAAGGAGTTTTTAGCAGAAACCCAGGGGGCTTCGCGGGCAGCGTTTGAGGAGCATTTGTATACGCGGAGTGGGAAGGATGCGCTGGTACACCTATTCCGCGTAGCCGCAAGTTTAGACTCACTTGTTGTTGGCGAACCGCAAATTCTCGGGCAAGTGAAAGATGCGTACGCGGCAGCAACCGAAGTCGGCACTCTAGGTGAGATCCTCCACCGTTGCTTTCACAAGACGTTTGCTGTGGCGAAACGTGTCCGCAGCGAAACCCGTATCGCCGCAAAAGCGGTGTCAGTGAGTTCCGCAGCGGTCGAGTTAGCACGGAGCATTTTCGATCACTTACATGACAAGACGGCAATGGTGATCGGGGCCGGGGAAATTGGTGAACTGGCGGTTCGTCATCTGCAGAATCATGGCATTGGCAAAGTGCTGGTGACCAATCGCACGTATTCTCGTGCAGTGGAGCTGGCGCAGGAGTTTAATGGGACCGTCGTTCCCTTCGAGCAGTTTCCGGCGCACCTACCCAATGCTGACATTATTATCGGTTCGGCTGGAGGTAACGACTATCTCGTTGGACCGACAATCGTCCAAGAGGCACTGCGCGGACGCAAACGCCGCCCGATGTTCTTTATCGATCTTGGCGTACCACGCAATTTTGATCCACGTCTCAACGATATTGAGAACATCTTTCTCTATGACATCGACGATCTGCAACAGGTGATTGAAGAAAATAAAGACGAACGTGAACGTGAAGCACAGAAAGCAGAAGCGATTGTTGCAGAGGAGGTCGAGTCATTTTGGCAGTGGCTGTCTGGTTTGGAAGTGACGCCGACGATCGTTGCCCTACGAGAAAAGGCTGAAGCGATTCGCCAACGTGAACTCGAAAGAGTCTTCGCGGCATTGAAAGAGCTGCCACCGCACGCGCAGAAAGCGATAGAGGCGCTCAGTTTGGGAATTGTCAACAAGTTGTTACACCCACCGATCGCCTACTTAAAAAGCACGAGTCGGAACGGCGAAACCGACAATGCCCGTGAAGTTGCGGTGGTTCGACGCATCTTCGGATTGGATAATGACAGTGAATAA
- the ccsB gene encoding c-type cytochrome biogenesis protein CcsB, which produces MELILLKAALLLYLLSTGAFLLPFLSQRAISRGLGPGLLLAAFACHTGAILTRSLTAGYIAVTNSYEAMSFFAFLTAGLCVLVQLRTPVALLGAVVSPIAFLLTFAAFFFYAKVQTLPPSLHSSWLPIHVTLAFLGYAVFGVAFSASLLYLVQEKQLKAKKAHALFRRLPSLETLDELNYRSLSWGFPLLTLGILSGAVWAEYAWGHFWLWEPRLVLSVLTWVLYALLLYYRTAGWRGRRAAALTIICFAVLLVSFLGVRFFPGRHGGQFG; this is translated from the coding sequence ATGGAACTCATCCTCCTCAAAGCAGCGTTGTTGTTGTATCTGCTGAGCACTGGAGCATTCTTGCTGCCATTTCTTTCGCAGCGGGCTATTTCACGTGGGCTTGGCCCGGGCTTACTCCTGGCTGCTTTTGCCTGTCATACTGGAGCAATTCTGACGCGCTCGCTGACCGCGGGTTACATTGCCGTTACCAATTCATATGAAGCGATGTCGTTCTTTGCGTTTCTGACCGCGGGTTTATGTGTGCTGGTACAGCTACGCACGCCTGTCGCGTTGCTTGGTGCGGTTGTCAGCCCGATTGCTTTTCTGCTGACATTTGCAGCGTTTTTCTTTTATGCCAAGGTGCAGACCTTGCCGCCGTCTCTTCACAGTTCATGGTTGCCGATTCATGTGACCTTGGCGTTCCTTGGCTACGCGGTCTTCGGTGTCGCCTTTAGTGCCAGTCTTCTTTATCTCGTGCAAGAAAAGCAACTGAAGGCCAAAAAAGCGCATGCGCTCTTTCGTCGTTTGCCCTCGCTCGAAACGCTTGATGAACTGAACTATCGCTCGCTTTCCTGGGGGTTTCCACTGTTGACCCTCGGCATTCTCAGTGGTGCCGTGTGGGCTGAGTATGCGTGGGGTCATTTTTGGCTGTGGGAACCGCGCCTGGTGTTGTCGGTCTTGACCTGGGTGCTCTATGCCCTGCTTTTGTATTATCGCACTGCCGGATGGCGAGGCCGTCGTGCGGCTGCATTGACCATTATCTGCTTTGCCGTGCTGCTGGTCTCGTTTTTAGGAGTTCGATTCTTTCCGGGACGGCATGGGGGGCAATTTGGCTAA